In Nocardioides conyzicola, one genomic interval encodes:
- a CDS encoding SDR family NAD(P)-dependent oxidoreductase, translated as MTTQKIALVTGANRGLGRSEALALAASGVDVILTYRSNADEAQDVVARIEALGRRAAAYRLDTTETDTFAAFADDVRRGLTDWGRDTFDVLVNNAGAMLETPLGETTSDQVQQMTAVHFTGPVLLTQELLPLVADGGRIINTSTGLTRFTGDASYAVYASMKGAIEVYTRYLAKALGSRRIAVNTIAPGATGTDFGGGYLRDSDQVRDHLSGLIAMGHVGDPDDIGAAVAALASDAMGWVTGQRVEASGGMNL; from the coding sequence ATGACCACTCAGAAGATCGCCCTTGTCACCGGAGCCAACCGCGGCCTGGGCCGCAGCGAGGCGCTCGCCCTCGCCGCGTCCGGCGTCGACGTCATCCTCACCTACCGCAGCAATGCCGACGAGGCGCAGGACGTCGTCGCGCGGATCGAGGCGCTGGGCCGGAGGGCCGCGGCGTACCGTCTCGACACGACCGAGACCGACACCTTTGCGGCGTTCGCCGACGACGTACGACGGGGTCTGACGGACTGGGGACGCGACACGTTCGACGTCCTCGTCAACAACGCCGGCGCGATGCTGGAGACCCCGCTGGGCGAGACGACGTCCGACCAGGTGCAGCAGATGACGGCGGTCCACTTCACCGGACCGGTCCTGCTCACCCAGGAGCTGCTGCCGCTGGTCGCCGACGGAGGGCGGATCATCAACACCTCGACCGGGCTGACCCGCTTCACCGGCGACGCTTCGTACGCCGTCTACGCCTCGATGAAAGGCGCGATCGAGGTCTACACGCGCTACCTCGCCAAGGCCCTCGGCTCGCGGCGGATCGCGGTCAACACGATCGCGCCCGGTGCGACGGGCACGGACTTCGGCGGCGGCTACCTGCGCGACAGCGACCAGGTCCGCGACCACCTCTCCGGGCTGATCGCGATGGGCCACGTCGGCGACCCCGACGACATCGGTGCCGCGGTCGCGGCGCTCGCCTCGGACGCCATGGGCTGGGTCACCGGCCAGAGGGTGGAGGCATCCGGTGGTATGAACCTGTGA
- a CDS encoding helix-turn-helix transcriptional regulator: protein MDRAQLADFLRTRREALQPEDVGLPRGPRRRTGGLRREEVAALCGMSVDYYSRIEQQRSTTPSEQMLAALARGLRLSLDERDHLFRLGGHAAPQRALRTDHVDAGLMRVIDRLQDTPAMVVNGLGETLLQTPPAVALVGDETSYAGLARSVVYRWWTDPSSRDLYPEEDHDLHGRIFTADLRAAYTRDGAGSRAEELVEELLATSPDFARVWAEHEVGGKHTKFKRIRHPEVGVVEVYCQTLFDLDQSQGLLVFTAVPGSESAEKLRLISVIGSQQLQS, encoded by the coding sequence ATGGACCGCGCCCAGCTCGCCGACTTCCTGCGGACCCGGCGCGAGGCGCTGCAGCCGGAGGACGTCGGTCTCCCGCGCGGGCCGCGGCGGCGTACCGGCGGTCTGCGCCGCGAGGAGGTCGCCGCCCTGTGCGGGATGTCGGTGGACTACTACTCGCGGATCGAGCAGCAGCGGAGCACCACGCCGTCCGAGCAGATGCTGGCCGCGCTCGCCCGCGGGCTGCGGCTCTCGCTCGACGAGCGCGACCACCTCTTCCGCCTCGGCGGGCACGCGGCCCCGCAGCGTGCGCTGCGCACGGACCACGTCGACGCCGGGCTGATGCGCGTCATCGACCGCCTCCAGGACACCCCGGCGATGGTGGTCAACGGGCTCGGCGAGACGCTGCTGCAGACCCCGCCCGCGGTCGCGCTGGTCGGCGACGAGACGTCGTACGCCGGGCTGGCGCGCAGCGTCGTCTACCGCTGGTGGACCGATCCCTCCTCGCGGGACCTCTACCCCGAGGAGGACCACGACCTCCACGGCCGGATCTTCACCGCCGACCTGCGCGCGGCCTACACCCGCGACGGGGCGGGCTCGCGCGCCGAGGAGCTGGTGGAGGAGCTGCTCGCGACCAGCCCGGACTTCGCGCGGGTCTGGGCCGAGCACGAGGTCGGCGGTAAGCACACCAAGTTCAAGCGGATCCGACACCCCGAGGTGGGCGTCGTCGAGGTCTACTGCCAGACCCTCTTCGACCTGGACCAGTCCCAGGGGCTGCTCGTCTTCACCGCCGTGCCGGGCAGCGAGAGCGCCGAGAAGCTGCGCCTCATCTCAGTGATCGGGTCGCAGCAGCTGCAGTCCTGA